From Dermochelys coriacea isolate rDerCor1 chromosome 9, rDerCor1.pri.v4, whole genome shotgun sequence, one genomic window encodes:
- the MOGAT1 gene encoding 2-acylglycerol O-acyltransferase 1: MKVEFAPINIPLARRIQTAAVIQWLFSFLLLAQCCWGVFIILLLGNYWFLPVLYALWLYLDWETPETGGRRSKWVRSWTVWKYFTDYFPIHLIKTSDLDPSHNYLFGFHPHGILVAGAFGNFCTDYTGFKELFPGFTPYLHILPVWFGCPFFRDYILSTGLVSASKKSVSHVLNNDRGGNITVIVIGGAEESLDAYPGSLTLNILKRRGFIKMALKYGAHLVPVFSFGENELFKQVANPKGSWLRTLQERLRETVGFTLPLFYARGIFQYSFGLMPYRKPIHTVVGKPITVKQNLNPTLEEVEQLHQTYLRELSKLFEEHKDEYGIPDHESLIFK, translated from the exons CACAGTGTTGCTGGGGAGTCTTTATCATCTTGCTTTTGGGAAACTACTGGTTCCTACCTGTCCTCTATGCACTGTGGCTCTATCTTGATTGGGAGACCCCTGAAACTGGAGGGAGAAGATCAAAGTGGGTCAGAAGCTGGACTGTTTGGAAGTACTTTACGGATTACTTTCCAATTCAT CTCATAAAGACGTCAGATTTGGATCCAAGCCATAACTATCTGTTTGGATTTCACCCTCACGGTATTCTTGTTGCTGGAGCCTTTGGAAACTTTTGCACAGATTATACAGGTTTTAAAGAATTATTCCCTGGTTTTACTCCATATCTTCACATCTTGCCCGTTTGGTTTGGATGCCCTTTCTTCAGAGATTACATTTTGAGTACTG GACTGGTGTCAGCCTCCAAGAAGAGTGTGTCGCATGTGCTGAATAATGACAGAGGTGGAAACATTACAGTGATTGTGATTGGAGGAGCAGAAGAGTCTTTGGATGCCTATCCCGGAAGTTTAACTCTGAATATCCTCAAGAGGAGAGGTTTTATTAAAATGGCTTTGAAATATGG GGCTCACTTGGTTCCAGTATTTTCTTTTGGTGAAAATGAACTGTTTAAGCAAGTTGCAAACCCCAAAGGATCGTGGCTTAGAACTttacaggagagactgagggagacaGTGGGGTTTACTTTACCACTGTTTTATGCTAGAGGAATATTTCAGTACAGTTTTGGCTTGATGCCTTACAGGAAACCTATTCACACTGTTG TGGGGAAACCTATCACTGTAAAACAGAATTTGAATCCTACTCTTGAAGAGGTCGAGCAGCTGCATCAAACATACCTGCGAGAACTAAGTAAATTATTTGAAGAACACAAAGATGAATATGGGATACCAGACCATGAATCGCTCATCTTTAAATAA